Part of the Corynebacterium canis genome is shown below.
CATACGCGCCGCACGTGCATGATCAACCATGACGAACCTCCAGCTTAGAATACTTCCTCGATGTCCCCGACCATCTTACATGCTGGTAGTTCGCGCCAGCGCACCCCGCCGCGCCAGCGCCTCCTGCGGCAAACCCCCCGCGCCCACGCCCGCCCGCGTAACCATCCAACTCAACGCCAACGAACTCCCCGAGCCAATAAGGAAACCGCTGGCCACATCCGTAAACCAATGCACACCCAGGTACAAGCGCGAAGCCGCAATCGCCGCCACAAACGCCGCGCCCAGCAGCCACGTGAGCGCGCACAGGCGTTTACTACGCACCACCGCCCCCACCACAATAATCAACGACACCCCAAACGCCGCGGCCGCCGTCGTATGCCCAGAAGGGAAACTATAATCCTGCTCCGTGGTCAGCTGCGTGATCAACGGCGGACGTTCCCTGCGCACCAACAACTTCAACGAATGCGTGATTGCCGACGCCCCGGCCACACACGCCACCACATAGCCTCCCAGCCAGCGACTCCGCGTAAGCCACCACACAAGAGCGCCTAGGAACACGGCCAACACGGTGGCATACAGCGGGTTTAATAACAGCGTGATCGAACGCATAAACACCGTGGTTACCGGGTCGCGCGATTCGATGAATTCCTCCAGGACCTTATTGTCGCCGTGGACCACCAAATCCCACCGGACCAACCACCCCACCAACACAGCAATCAGAACGGCGACGGCGCCAATAATCGCGCGCGTCGCATCAGACAACCTCTCAGTGATCATTCATACAGGCTACGTGATACCGCAAAGCTTAGTGAATGTTGCTTGTTGGTTGGGGTTGTTGGTTGGGGTTGTTGGTTGGGGTTGTTGGTTGGGCTTGTTGGCTGGGCCCCGCGGCTGAGCTCCAGTGGCGCGGTTCCAGTGACGCGGCTCCAGTGGCCGCAAATCGCCCCAACCGATTAGTAGTGCACTACCGCTGACCTGGGCTCGTCTTTCTATTCTTCATTCGGGGGTCTTACGAAGAAATTCCGGACGAATCTCGCCCAAAAACGCTGCAAATCGTCTTTTTATTCTTCGTTAAGCACCCCAATGAAGAAATTCAGGACGATCGCAGGTCAACGGCTGCACACAACCTACCGGCAGGCAGGGGCCGGCGGAGCTTTCCAGACGATGAGGGTCGAATGTTCCCGAACCATTGGCCCCGCCACATCTGCCTCAGGCACATCTAACACCGCCGTTGTGCGCTCCTGCGGAAATACCGTCCCGAGCACCCCGGCGTGTCAAATCTGCCTGAACGCGAGACTCAGCGCGAAGCTCGGCAGCCACTTCAACCCCTCCACATCACGCCTCCGATAGGTAGTGCACAACCGCCGACCTGGGGCTGGTCTTTCTATTCTTCATTCGGGGACCTTACGAAGAAATTCCGGACGAATCTTGGCCAAAAACGCCGCAGCTCGTCTTTCCATTCTTCGTTAACCACCCTAAAGAAGAAATTCAGGACGATCGCAGGTCAACGGCTGCACACAACCTATCAAGGCAGGCGGCGGCCGACGGAGCATGCAGAGAAAACCACGCAATTGGAACGAAAAACCGAAGAAACCCCGGCTCGGACTGCCAAATTGCAGCCCGAAACCGAGGTTCCCCAGTCTGCGCAGCCAGCCGCCCAGACCCAGCACACAGCCTAGGTGCGCGGCACCTCAACCAATTCGTAAGCCTCGATGATGTCGCCGATTTGGATGTCCGGGTAGGACAGCACCATACCGCATTCGTAACCGGCCGCCACCTCGGTGACATCGTCCTTTTCGCGGCGTAACGAATCGATGTTCGCCTTTTCCACGACCACATTGCCGTCGCGCACCAAGCGGACGCTGGCGTTGCGGCGCACCTTGCCGGATTCCACCAAGCAACCCGCGATAAGGCCCACTGCGGACGCCTTGAAGATCGCACGGATTTCCGCACGGCCAACTTCGCGCTCTTCGTAGATCGGCTTCAGCATGCCGCGCAGCGCGGACTCGATTTCCTCGATGGCACGGTAGATCACAGAATAGTAGCGGATTTCCACGCCCTCGGCGTTGGCCTCTTCCGTGGCCTTGCCTTCGGAGCGGACGTTGAAGCCGATGATCACCGCGTCGGAGGCGGCTGCCAGCGACACGTTGGTCTGCGTGACGGCACCGACGCCACGGTCGATGATGTTCAGTGCCACTTCGTCGTCCACCTGGATCTTCAGCAATGCCTCTTCCAGGGCTTCCACGGAACCGGCGTTGTCGCCCTTCAGGATCAGGTTCAGCGTGCTGGTTTCCTTCAGCACCGCATCCAGATCTTCCAGAGACACGCGCTTGCGGCTCTTCGCGGCGAGCGCATTGCGTTTCCGAGCGTTGCGCTTGTCGGCGATTTGGCGTGCCACGCGGTCGTCTTCCACCACGAGCAGGTTGTCGCCTGCACCGGGCACGCTGTTGAGGCCTTGGACCTGCACCGGGCGGGACGGCCCGGCTTCTTCCACGTCGTTGCCGTATTCGTCCACCATGCGGCGCACGCGACCGTGGGCGTCACCGGCCACGATGGAGTCGCCGACGCGGAGGGTACCGCGCTGCACGATCACCGTGGCTACCGGGCCGCGGCCGCGGTCCAGGTGCGCCTCGATGGCCACGCCTTGGGCGTCCATATCCGGGTTGGCCAGCAATTCCAGCGAGGCGTCCGCGGTCAGCAGCACGGCTTCGAGCAGCTTCTCAATATTGATGCCCTGCTTGGCGGAGATATCCACGAACATGGTGTCGCCGCCGTATTCTTCCGGCACGAGACCATATTCGGTGAGCTGGCCACGGATCTTATCCGGCGCGGCACCTTCCTTATCAATCTTGTTTACCGCCACCACGATCGGCACTTCGGCGGCCTTGGCGTGGTTGATGGCTTCCACCGTCTGCGGCATGACACCGTCGTCGGCGGCCACCACGAGGATGGCGATGTCGGTGGACTTGGCGCCGCGGGCACGCATGGCGGTAAACGCCTCGTGGCCGGGGGTGTCCAGGAAGGTCACCAGGCGGCGTTCGTCGTCGATGGTCACCGGCACTTGGTAGGCGCCGATGCCCTGCGTGATGCCGCCGGCCTCGCCGGAGCCGACATTGGTCTTGCGGATGGTGTCCAGCAGGCGGGTTTTACCGTGGTCGACGTGACCCATAACGGTAACCACCGGCGGCCGCTTGACCAGCGCGTCTTCGTCGCCTTCGTCCTCACCGAATTGCAGGTCGAAGCTTTCCAAGAGCTCGCGGTCTTCGTCCTCGGGGGAAACGACCTCTACCTTGTAGTTCATTTCCTCGCCGAGCAGCATCAGCGTTTCGTCGGATACAGAAGCCGTTGCGGTGACCATTTCGCCAAGGTTGAACAGGGCCTGCACCAGCGCCGCGGCCTCCGTGCCGATTTTCTCGGCGAAGTCGGATAACGACGCCCCGCGCGCCAGGCGCAAGGTAGCGCCACCGCCGTCGGGCAAGCGCACGCCACCGATAACATTGGGAGCCTGCATTGCCTCGTACTCGTTACGCTTCTGCCGCTTCGATTTGCGCCCCTTACGCGGAGCGCCACCGGGACGACCGAATGCACCTGCGGTACCGCCGCGACGCCCGCCGCGCGAACCGCCACCGGCTCCACCGGTGCCGCCACCTGGGCCGCTACCGCGGTTGAAGCCACCGCCGCCGTTACCACCGCGGCCGCGTCCGCCGCCGCCACCGGATGCGGATGCCTTTGCGGGCATCTGCCCGGGGCTCGGATGGTTCGGCATCATGGACGGGGTGGGACGGCGACCGCCGCCACCGCTCGAACCGGTCTTCGAACCACCCTGTTGGCGTCCGCCGCCACCGGGGCGCTGACCGCCTTGCGGGCGCGGGCCACCACCAGGACGGGGACCGCCACCGGGGCGCGGACCGCCGCCGCTGCCGCCACCGGGGCGGGGTGCGGGGGTGGGAGAGCTGGATGTGGAGAAAGGATTATTGGCCACGCGCGGCACGCGACCACCCGGCTTGGGGCCGGGCTTTGCCATCGGACGCGGCATCGGGGCCGGCTTGGGAGCCTCCGCGGCCGCCGGTTTCGGGGCTGCGGGCTTCGGAGCAGGCTTGGGTGCCGCTGGCTTGGGCGCTGCCGGTTTCGGGGCAGGCTTAGGAGCCGCAGGCTTCGGCGCGGGCTTCGGCGCTGCCGGTTTCGGGGCGGCCGGTTTCGGCCCCGGCTTTGGCGCCGCGGGCTTGGGTGCCGCCGGCTTCGGGGCGCCAGGCTTCGGGGCGGCTTTCGGCTTTGCTTCAGTTACAACGCTGCCTTGCTGCGCAGCGTAATGATGTTCCATCTTCTTCACCACGGGAGGTTCGATGGTGGAAGATGCTGTTTTTACGAACTCGCCTTGCTCCTTCAGCGTGGCGAGGAGTTCTTTGCTGGTTACACCGAGCTTCTTTGCAAGCTCATGTACACGTAGCTTTCCGGGCACTTTACTCCTTGGGGTTTATCCGCAGAAGTGAAGGCCCTTCATCTTCTACGGGTTTGCGTTGACGTTCATCGCTGATGCTTCATCGTGGGCTCATCAGTGTTCGGTCTTTCTTGTTTCTAGTTCGGTGTGACCCATGAGAAATTCCCGCACGGGTCCGGCATCCACGGCTGTGGTTGCCCGTAACGCGCGGCCAAAGGCACGACGTGCCTCAGCCAAGTCCAGAGCTTGTATTGTTGGTGTGATCCAAGCACCCCTCCCCGGCAAGCGACGCCCCGGATCGGGCACCACCACACCGGGCTGTTCGGGATCAAGGACCACGCGCAGCATGTCACTATCAGGACAACGCCGCCGAGTAGCAATGCATGTACGGATACGAGTGGCCGCGCCAGAAGCTACCTGATGTTCTGGGCTGAATGCCATACGTGTGTTACTGCTCCTCCGTCACCATTACTGAATGAACCCAAGCTCGGGCCTTATAAGAGTCTACGCCAGATTCCTTCGAACGGCTAATAGGAACCTATTCGGCGTCCGAGTGAATATCGATCTTCCAACCAGTAAGGCGTGCCGCGAGGCGCGCATTCTGCCCCTCTTTCCCAATGGCCAGGGACAATTGGTAATCCGGCACGGTCACCCGGGCAATCTGCTGGTCCGCGTCCACAATCTCAACGCGCACTACCTTAGACGGCGCCAAGGAATTACCCACATATGTGGCTGGATCGTCCGAATAATCGATGATATCGATCTTTTCCCCGTTCAGCTCCCGCATAACATTTGATACGCGCTGTCCGCGCGGACCGATGCAGGCACCCTTAGCGTTCAAACCCTTGACGGTTCCCCGCACGGCGATCTTGCTGCGGTGCCCGGCCTCCCGGGCGATGCTCATGATTTCCACAGAGCCATCGGCAACCTCCGGCACCTCCAGCTCGAACAATTTGCGCACAAGCTCCGGGTGCGTGCGGGACAGGTTGATTTGCAGGCTGCGGGGGCCCCTGTTCACCCCAACGACGAAGCTTTTCACGCGATCGCCGTGCTTGAACTTTTCCCCCGGGATCTGTTCGGCGGGCAGCAGCACGCCGTCCTGCCCCTCCAATTCGGTGCCCAATTGCACCACCACGATGCCGCGCTCCCAGGCGCGGGCATCCGCCTGCACCACCCCGGACACCACGTTGCCTTCGTAGCCGACATAGGAGTCGAAGGCTTTGGTGGTTTCCGCCTCCCGCAGGCGTTTCACAATTGCATCGCGGACGGCGGCGGCGCCGATCCTGCCGAAACTACGAGGCGTGTCATCGAACTCGGATTCGATATTGCCGTCGGCGTCGAGTTCGGTCACGATCACACGGACCGCACCGTCCTCAGGGTTGATGTCTACACGAGCGCGCGTGTGCGGGTCACTCCCACGATGCGTGTGGTACGCGTGAAGCAATGCGCTGGCAATCGTAGTCAAAAGGTCTCGGACACTGATGCCCTTTTCCTCTTCAATCGCCCGGAGTGCATTGACATCAATGTTCACTTGTAGTCCTCTCGCCTTGCAAGGCTGTCTTCGTATGTGGCTGCAGCGAGCTGACGTTCAGCCGCTGGGATTTCTGCGAACTCTACTTCTACCACTGCCTTAGCAACGGCAGCTAATTCGATCGGGGCAACCTGAAGCTGCTTCCCATTCCTCGTGATCAAGATTACGTGATCCCCGTCCGCGTTGAGCGCGCCGATGCGGCCTCGGGTGACGGCCCCCGCGGCGTCGGTAAGCGCTACCATACGCCCAACGTTGCGGCGCCAATGACGCGGCAGGGTCAGGGGGTGATCAACGCCAGGAGTGGAAACCTCCAAGGTGTACCCAGCGCCGAACGATACCACACCCGCCTCCTCCGCACGATCAAACGCCTCCCCAATTTCCTGCGACAAGCCCTCCAGCGCGTCCAAGTCCGGGTGCGCGTCCGAATCCACGGCGATGGCGACAACGGACTTGGAACCGGCCCGATTGACACGCACGCGCTCCACATCCATATTGCGGGAGGACACGATCGGTTCGACGAGTGGGCGCAGAGTTTCAGGGGTAGGAAAAGCCATAGCGACGAGCTTAGCGCGAGGTAGACTCTGGCGATGTGAAACGTCCCGCTTTTATCACGCTGATCGTCGCACTGCTCACCGCCTGCTCCTTTGGCGCCAATGTCACCGCTAACGAGCCGCTCTCCAACGTGTACCGCTCCGCCGCGCATGACGCCGAAGCCACCCATTTGGACAACGTGACGGACGTCCGCAAGCGCCACAAGGCAGACTTGGAGACGGAAATTTACCGCCTGTGCGGCACCTTGCAGGACGGCTCCACGCCGCCGAATTGCACGCTCCCGACTATCGACGCCGCGGCCAACGACGAACGCGACTCCGCCAAGGTGCTTGCCGACGCCATGCACACCATCGAAGCCGACATCAACAACGTCCCGCACGAATCCGTCATCATACTTGCTCGACACTACGCCGAATTGGCCACACTCGCCCTGACCAGCCCGGAGCTGCCCAAAGAAGCGGAACTCACCACCCCCCACGATGTGGAACGCCTCCGCGCAGGCATCGACCACGAATACGCCAACGCCTACGCGCTAGAAGTGGCCGCGGCCCGGGACAACGCCGGCACCGAGGCGAAGCTGGAAGAAACCGTCGAGCAGCACCGAAAAAACGCCCAGGACCTGAGCAAACTCGTGCAGGACGGAGTGCCGGCGCCAGCGCCCGGATACGTAATCGACGATCCCATCGCAGACCCGACGGGCTTCGCCGCCGCGCTCGAACAAGACAGCGTGGCGTTCTGGCTGGCAGAAACCTCCGCCGCGGAAACCGACGCTTGGCGGCTGATCTGCCTGCGCGCGGCTGCCGCCGCCGCCCTGCGCGCCACCATGTTCAACCCAAACACCGAATACCTGCACAACTCCTGACCGCACCGCCGAAATCCTGAGGTGCCGTTGGGTTGTGGGTTATGCGCAACCTCCGCTGCCGGCTGATGGGTTGTGGGTTATGCGCAACCTCCGCTGCCGGCTGATGGGTTGTGGGTTATGGGCAACCTCCGCTGCCGGCTGATGGTTATGGGCACGGCTGGACCTAACGAGGCCTTTCCGCACGATGAGGGTCAAATGTTCCCGAACCATCGGCCCCGCCAATCTGCCTCAGGCAGATCTGACAAGGCGGGTTCGGCGTCCTGCGGAAACACCGTCCCGAGCACCCCAACGTGTCGAATCTGCCTGAGCGCGGACTCAGCGCGGAGCTCGGCAGCCGCTTCAACCCCTCCACATCACACCTCCGATGGGTTGTGTGCAACTGCCGACCTGGGGCTGGTCTTTCTATTCTTCATTCGGGGGTCTAGCGAAGAAATTCCGGACGAATCTCGCCCAAAAACGCTGCCCAAAAACGCTGCAAATCGTCTTTTTATTCTTCGTTAACCTCCCTAATGAAGAAATTCAGGACGATCGCAGGTCAACGGCTGCACACAACCTATCCGGCAGGCAGGGGCCGGCGGAGATTCCCAGACGAGTAGCGTCAAATGTTCCCGAACCATCGGCCCCGCCAATCTGCCTCAGGCAGATCTGACACCGCCGTTGTGCGCTCCTGCGGAAACACCGGCCCGCGCACCCCAACGTGTCGAATCTGCCTGAGCGCGGGACTCAGCGCGGAGCTCGGCAGCCGCTTCAACCCCTCCACATCACGCCGCCGATGGGTTGTGCACAACCGTCGACCTGGGCTGGTCTTTCTATTCTTCATTCGGGGGTCTAGCGAAGAAATTCCGGACGAATCTTGGCCAAAAACGCTGCAAATCGTCTTTTTATTCTTCGTTGCGCGCCCCAATGAAGAAATTCCGGACCATCGCAGGTCAACGGCTGCACACAACCTATCCGGCAGAAAGGGGCCGGCGAAGATTCCCAGACGATGAAGGTCAAATGTTCCCGAACCATTGGCCCCGCCACATCTGCCTCAGGCAGATCTGACAGGGCGGGTTCGGCGTCTTGCGGAAACACCACCAACCGACGGCCGACATGTCGAATCTGTCTGAGCGCAGCAAACCATTGGCCGATTTCGGTCCCCAAGTCACCCCAGCAGCAATAGGTTGCACACAACCACCTAGATCGATGGGTTGCGTGCAGCCTATCCGGAGGAGCCGGTGCCGTGATCGGGAACTGCGGTTAAGGGCGTTGCCAGGCGGGTTTATGGTCGTAGGCGTAGTGATAGTATTCGGCGAATTGCAGCTTACTGGCGGCGGCTTCGTCGATTACCACGGTCGCGTGCGGGTGCAATTGCAATACCGAAGCGGGGCAAAAAGCGGTGACGGGACCTTCGACCATAGCGGCGATCGCGGCGGCCTTCCCTTCGCCGGTGGCGAGTAGGACAAGCCGACCCGCCTCCGTGATGGTTCCCAGCCCTTGGGTCAGCACATGGATGGGAACATCAGCGGCGGATTCGAAAAACCTAGCGTTATCGCGAATGGTCTGCGGGTGCAGGGTTTTCAGGCGGGTGCGGGACACCAGGGAAGAACCCGGCTCGTTGAAACCGATGTGGCCATCGGTACCAATTCCCAACAGCTGAATATCAATGCCTCCGGCCGCTGCGATCGCTTGGTCATAGGCGATGGCGGCCTCCCCGGGGTGGGCGGCGAGGCCGTCTGGGCTCTTGACCTCCGCGTCGTCGATATCAATATGCGCGGTAAACTCGTCGCGGATGGTGCGGTAGTAACTCTGCGGATGCTGCGGCGCCAGCCCCACATACTCGTCGAGCAAAAAGGCGCGGGCATGGGCAAAGCTCAACCCCTCCTCGCGGTGGCGGCGGATCAGCTCCCGATACAACGCCAGCGGCGTGGAACCCGTGGCCAAACCAAGGGTCACGCTCTCCCGATTCAGGTATTGAACAAAAATATCAGCGGCAAGGCTAGCTACATCAGCCTCGGTGGGCTTGATAATGATCTCCATGGTGGGAGGGCCTCCTTCCAGGCGTTTCGGGTTACTGGGCCGACGGCGGTTCAGCGCCGCGCCACAACACTTTTGCCAACTTGAGGTCGGCATCCAAACACACAAGGTCCGCGCGGTTGCCCGCGACGATGCTACCGCGATCGGCCAAACCCAGGACCTTTGCGCCGGTGGTAGCCGCCATCGCCGCAGCCTGCGCAATATCGCGACCGCGCCGGATATGGCGCTGCACCTGCTCCAACAACCGCGAAGTGCCACCGGCGATGGACCCTTGGGTGCCATCCGTAGTGGTCAGGCGGGCAATCCCGCCGGTAACGGTGACGTGGAGATCGCCCAGCTCGTAGGCACCATCAGCCATGCCCGCGGCGGACATTGCATCGGTAACAAACACCGCATTGGTGGGGGTTACCGTGTCCCACACGAGGTCCACGGTACGGTCGTGCAAGTGTACGCCATCGGCCACCAGTTCGACCACCATGCGGCCGAGCGCGGCGGCGTCGAGCATGGCGGCGGCAGCTCCCGGGACGCGGTGATGGATCGGCGGCATCGCATTAAACAGATGCGTTGCTGTGACAGTCACACCAAGTCGCTCCGCATGCTCGAGGACGGCAAGGGTGGTATCAAAATCAGCGTCGGTATGGCCGAGGGAGGCCACCATCCCGTAGTGCGAACACACGTTCACTAGTTCCAATGCGTGTGCGGTTTCCGGGGCGAAAGTCACGGAACGCAACCAGCCGCGCCCAGCCTCCGCCACGCGGGCAAGCAGGTCGGGATCACCGGGAATGATCGCGGCCGGGTCTTGGGCGCCGCAGCGGCACTTGTTTACGAACGGGCCTTCTAGATGCACGCCATCGATCTCGCCTTCGTCCGCCAAATCCGCCAACACGGCGGTTTGCCGCACGAGGTGGGCGCCGGGCGCGGACACCAACGATGCCAGCAAGGTTGTGGTGCCGTGGGCGCGATGGTGACGCGCCGCCGTGCGGCAACCCGCAAGATCCGAATCCGGAAAGCTCCCGCCGGCGCCGCCATGGTTGTGAATATCCACGAAACCAGGCAGAATCCAGGCGAAACGCTCCCCCGCAGCAGCGTCGGCGTCGGTGGCCGGGCGGACGCTTGCAATGCGGTCCCCCGACACCGTGACTATGGCGTCGGGCACGACACCCGTGGGGGTGACCGCTGCTCCGCGCAAACTGATCATCGTGCGGCCTCTTCAACCTTGTGGGCGAATTGGGCGGTGACGAACGCGACGTCGGTAATCGCGGTGCCAATGATGACCGCGTCGGCGCCGCGCGCCAAACCTTCGGCAGCAAGCTCCGGGGTGTGGTAGCGGCCCTCGGCGGTCAGGAACACGTCCGGCCCAAGCGCGGCGCGGATTTCGGAAACCAGTTCGAGGTCGGGGCCGGGGGTTTTGGGGCGATGTTCGGTGTAGCCGGCGAGCGTGGTGGAGATGATATCGGCACCATCGCGATGCGCGGCGATCGCCTCTTCAAGCGTGGCAATATCGGCCATGATCAGCGCGCCTTCCTCATGGACCGCGGCGACCTTGTCCGCGAAACTGGAACCATCGGCGCACGGGCGCAGCGTCGCATCCACCGCCACCACGGTCGCCCCGGCCCGTGCGACAGCGCGTGCGGAAGCCACCGTCGGTGTGATATACACGCCGGTGGTGCCCTCCTTGGTCAAACCTATGACCGGAACATCGACCATATCTACGACAGCTCGAATATCTTCAAGGCCGCCGTAACCACCGCAGCGGATCGCGGTCGCCCCGCCCTGAACGGCGGCGGCGGCGAGGTGCGCGATGGTGGTGGTATCACGCAGCGGATGACCGTCCGGCGCCTGCGCGGAAACGA
Proteins encoded:
- a CDS encoding phosphatase PAP2 family protein, producing the protein MITERLSDATRAIIGAVAVLIAVLVGWLVRWDLVVHGDNKVLEEFIESRDPVTTVFMRSITLLLNPLYATVLAVFLGALVWWLTRSRWLGGYVVACVAGASAITHSLKLLVRRERPPLITQLTTEQDYSFPSGHTTAAAAFGVSLIIVVGAVVRSKRLCALTWLLGAAFVAAIAASRLYLGVHWFTDVASGFLIGSGSSLALSWMVTRAGVGAGGLPQEALARRGALARTTSM
- the infB gene encoding translation initiation factor IF-2, which codes for MPGKLRVHELAKKLGVTSKELLATLKEQGEFVKTASSTIEPPVVKKMEHHYAAQQGSVVTEAKPKAAPKPGAPKPAAPKPAAPKPGPKPAAPKPAAPKPAPKPAAPKPAPKPAAPKPAAPKPAPKPAAPKPAAAEAPKPAPMPRPMAKPGPKPGGRVPRVANNPFSTSSSPTPAPRPGGGSGGGPRPGGGPRPGGGPRPQGGQRPGGGGRQQGGSKTGSSGGGGRRPTPSMMPNHPSPGQMPAKASASGGGGGRGRGGNGGGGFNRGSGPGGGTGGAGGGSRGGRRGGTAGAFGRPGGAPRKGRKSKRQKRNEYEAMQAPNVIGGVRLPDGGGATLRLARGASLSDFAEKIGTEAAALVQALFNLGEMVTATASVSDETLMLLGEEMNYKVEVVSPEDEDRELLESFDLQFGEDEGDEDALVKRPPVVTVMGHVDHGKTRLLDTIRKTNVGSGEAGGITQGIGAYQVPVTIDDERRLVTFLDTPGHEAFTAMRARGAKSTDIAILVVAADDGVMPQTVEAINHAKAAEVPIVVAVNKIDKEGAAPDKIRGQLTEYGLVPEEYGGDTMFVDISAKQGINIEKLLEAVLLTADASLELLANPDMDAQGVAIEAHLDRGRGPVATVIVQRGTLRVGDSIVAGDAHGRVRRMVDEYGNDVEEAGPSRPVQVQGLNSVPGAGDNLLVVEDDRVARQIADKRNARKRNALAAKSRKRVSLEDLDAVLKETSTLNLILKGDNAGSVEALEEALLKIQVDDEVALNIIDRGVGAVTQTNVSLAAASDAVIIGFNVRSEGKATEEANAEGVEIRYYSVIYRAIEEIESALRGMLKPIYEEREVGRAEIRAIFKASAVGLIAGCLVESGKVRRNASVRLVRDGNVVVEKANIDSLRREKDDVTEVAAGYECGMVLSYPDIQIGDIIEAYELVEVPRT
- a CDS encoding YlxR family protein, encoding MAFSPEHQVASGAATRIRTCIATRRRCPDSDMLRVVLDPEQPGVVVPDPGRRLPGRGAWITPTIQALDLAEARRAFGRALRATTAVDAGPVREFLMGHTELETRKTEH
- the nusA gene encoding transcription termination factor NusA, with the protein product MNIDVNALRAIEEEKGISVRDLLTTIASALLHAYHTHRGSDPHTRARVDINPEDGAVRVIVTELDADGNIESEFDDTPRSFGRIGAAAVRDAIVKRLREAETTKAFDSYVGYEGNVVSGVVQADARAWERGIVVVQLGTELEGQDGVLLPAEQIPGEKFKHGDRVKSFVVGVNRGPRSLQINLSRTHPELVRKLFELEVPEVADGSVEIMSIAREAGHRSKIAVRGTVKGLNAKGACIGPRGQRVSNVMRELNGEKIDIIDYSDDPATYVGNSLAPSKVVRVEIVDADQQIARVTVPDYQLSLAIGKEGQNARLAARLTGWKIDIHSDAE
- the rimP gene encoding ribosome maturation factor RimP, with amino-acid sequence MAFPTPETLRPLVEPIVSSRNMDVERVRVNRAGSKSVVAIAVDSDAHPDLDALEGLSQEIGEAFDRAEEAGVVSFGAGYTLEVSTPGVDHPLTLPRHWRRNVGRMVALTDAAGAVTRGRIGALNADGDHVILITRNGKQLQVAPIELAAVAKAVVEVEFAEIPAAERQLAAATYEDSLARREDYK
- a CDS encoding DUF4439 domain-containing protein produces the protein MKRPAFITLIVALLTACSFGANVTANEPLSNVYRSAAHDAEATHLDNVTDVRKRHKADLETEIYRLCGTLQDGSTPPNCTLPTIDAAANDERDSAKVLADAMHTIEADINNVPHESVIILARHYAELATLALTSPELPKEAELTTPHDVERLRAGIDHEYANAYALEVAAARDNAGTEAKLEETVEQHRKNAQDLSKLVQDGVPAPAPGYVIDDPIADPTGFAAALEQDSVAFWLAETSAAETDAWRLICLRAAAAAALRATMFNPNTEYLHNS
- the nagB gene encoding glucosamine-6-phosphate deaminase; this encodes MEIIIKPTEADVASLAADIFVQYLNRESVTLGLATGSTPLALYRELIRRHREEGLSFAHARAFLLDEYVGLAPQHPQSYYRTIRDEFTAHIDIDDAEVKSPDGLAAHPGEAAIAYDQAIAAAGGIDIQLLGIGTDGHIGFNEPGSSLVSRTRLKTLHPQTIRDNARFFESAADVPIHVLTQGLGTITEAGRLVLLATGEGKAAAIAAMVEGPVTAFCPASVLQLHPHATVVIDEAAASKLQFAEYYHYAYDHKPAWQRP
- a CDS encoding N-acetylglucosamine-6-phosphate deacetylase gives rise to the protein MISLRGAAVTPTGVVPDAIVTVSGDRIASVRPATDADAAAGERFAWILPGFVDIHNHGGAGGSFPDSDLAGCRTAARHHRAHGTTTLLASLVSAPGAHLVRQTAVLADLADEGEIDGVHLEGPFVNKCRCGAQDPAAIIPGDPDLLARVAEAGRGWLRSVTFAPETAHALELVNVCSHYGMVASLGHTDADFDTTLAVLEHAERLGVTVTATHLFNAMPPIHHRVPGAAAAMLDAAALGRMVVELVADGVHLHDRTVDLVWDTVTPTNAVFVTDAMSAAGMADGAYELGDLHVTVTGGIARLTTTDGTQGSIAGGTSRLLEQVQRHIRRGRDIAQAAAMAATTGAKVLGLADRGSIVAGNRADLVCLDADLKLAKVLWRGAEPPSAQ
- a CDS encoding N-acetylmannosamine-6-phosphate 2-epimerase, translating into MNLAEFRNRVTGTLIVSAQAPDGHPLRDTTTIAHLAAAAVQGGATAIRCGGYGGLEDIRAVVDMVDVPVIGLTKEGTTGVYITPTVASARAVARAGATVVAVDATLRPCADGSSFADKVAAVHEEGALIMADIATLEEAIAAHRDGADIISTTLAGYTEHRPKTPGPDLELVSEIRAALGPDVFLTAEGRYHTPELAAEGLARGADAVIIGTAITDVAFVTAQFAHKVEEAAR